The Kineococcus radiotolerans SRS30216 = ATCC BAA-149 genomic interval ACCCGGAGGACGTGCTGGTCGACGAGCTCGTGACGATCCGGCAGATGGACTCCCTCGACCGGATCGCCTACTGCCTGGAGGGCGACCGGTTCGAGGAGCTCGGCGAGCACCGGCTGGCCGAGCCGGGCCTCACCCTCGGGCAGGTCCGGCGCTGGCTGGCCGAGGACTTCGCCGACCGCCGGCCGCGGGTCTGGGACCGCGCGCGCTCGGCGATGGTGCCGGTCCTGCCCGAGGGGTGAGGGGTCAGGCCGCGGCGGGCCGGGTGGCGGCGACGAGCCCGTCGAGGACGGCGGTGAGCTTCTCCACGACCTCGGCGTCGTCCTTGGGGTGCAGCTCGGCGAAGCGGACGACCGAGCCGGGGATCGCCATGGAGACCTCGGTGAGCACGTTCGCGCCGGCGATGCCGAAGGCCTTGCGGGCGTCGTCCTGGGCCCAGACCCCGCCGTACTGGCCGAAGGCGGAACCGATCGCGACGAGCGGCTTGCCGTTCAGCGGGCTGGCGCCGTAGGGGCGCGAGGCCCAGTCGATGGCGTTCTTCAGCACGGCGGGGACGGTGCCGTTGTGCTCGGGGGTGACGACGAGGACGGCGTCGGCGGCGGTGATCGCGGCGCGGAAGGCGGCGACGGGCGCGGGCACGGAGCCCTCGACGTCGACGTCCTCGTTGTAGAAGGGCAGGTCGCCCAGACCCTCGTGGATGGTCAGGTCGACGCCCTCGGGCGCGAG includes:
- a CDS encoding NAD(P)H-dependent oxidoreductase; this translates as MTNVLVLVGSLRAASTNRQIAETAVQLAPEGVDLTIHEGLGDLPFYNEDVDVEGSVPAPVAAFRAAITAADAVLVVTPEHNGTVPAVLKNAIDWASRPYGASPLNGKPLVAIGSAFGQYGGVWAQDDARKAFGIAGANVLTEVSMAIPGSVVRFAELHPKDDAEVVEKLTAVLDGLVAATRPAAA